In the genome of Mucisphaera calidilacus, one region contains:
- a CDS encoding L,D-transpeptidase family protein, with product MVLSSQAPRPGMDRLYRVSGTRRRGRRPWFALLILLVLAVGLIYAITAFTGAGTPDAAEGDEITAENTPAQPENNTPTITFNGNTPATQPDNTPPAVDNQPDDPVIDNVVTHDPPPAVINDDDNAWSRVDPQQHPAVAQAANLIQNGDLVEARRLLSSTLYADDVPPKLLADALRGQLADVNATLVFSDQVLPGDEVAERYRIQPGDYLSRVGPKFNIPYQFIQDINGVDPNRIRAGQYLKVLRGPLHARVLRNQYMMDVFAKDPQGKPVHIIAFPVGLGENNSTPDGMWLVEPGRKVANPDWRNPRTGQYYQRDDPDNPIGEYWIALEGTDAATAGQRGYGIHGTIDPDSIGAQASMGCVRLRDEDIKLLYFMLSSGDSTVQIRP from the coding sequence ATGGTCCTCAGCTCACAAGCACCGCGACCCGGCATGGACCGGCTCTACCGCGTCTCAGGCACACGACGCCGCGGACGCAGGCCATGGTTCGCACTCCTCATCCTCCTCGTCCTCGCCGTCGGACTCATCTACGCCATCACCGCCTTCACCGGCGCCGGCACCCCCGACGCCGCTGAGGGCGACGAAATCACCGCCGAAAACACACCCGCCCAACCCGAAAACAACACGCCCACCATCACCTTCAACGGCAACACCCCCGCGACACAGCCCGATAACACACCTCCCGCGGTCGATAACCAGCCCGACGACCCCGTCATCGACAACGTCGTCACCCACGACCCGCCACCCGCCGTCATCAACGACGACGACAACGCATGGTCACGTGTCGACCCCCAACAGCACCCCGCCGTCGCCCAGGCCGCCAACCTCATCCAGAACGGCGACCTCGTCGAAGCTCGACGACTCCTCAGCAGCACCCTCTACGCCGACGACGTCCCCCCCAAACTCCTCGCCGACGCACTCCGCGGACAACTCGCCGACGTCAACGCCACCCTCGTCTTCTCCGATCAGGTCCTCCCAGGCGACGAGGTCGCCGAACGCTACCGCATCCAGCCAGGCGACTACCTCTCACGCGTCGGACCCAAATTCAACATCCCCTACCAGTTCATCCAGGACATCAACGGCGTCGACCCCAACCGAATCCGCGCCGGGCAATACCTCAAGGTCCTCCGCGGCCCCCTCCACGCCCGCGTCCTACGCAACCAGTACATGATGGACGTCTTCGCCAAAGACCCCCAGGGCAAACCCGTCCACATCATCGCCTTCCCCGTCGGCCTAGGCGAAAACAACTCCACCCCCGACGGCATGTGGCTCGTCGAACCCGGACGAAAAGTCGCCAACCCCGACTGGCGCAACCCCCGAACCGGACAGTACTACCAACGCGACGACCCCGACAACCCCATCGGCGAATACTGGATCGCCCTCGAAGGCACCGACGCCGCCACCGCCGGGCAACGCGGCTACGGCATCCACGGAACCATCGACCCCGACTCCATCGGTGCCCAGGCCTCCATGGGTTGCGTCCGCCTCCGCGACGAAGACATCAAACTCCTCTACTTCATGCTCTCCTCAGGCGACTCCACCGTCCAGATCAGACCCTGA